Proteins encoded together in one Epinephelus lanceolatus isolate andai-2023 chromosome 4, ASM4190304v1, whole genome shotgun sequence window:
- the LOC144458329 gene encoding lithostathine-like isoform X2 — translation MTSRNDMLIEPHSVAVSGYPARDDCAPVNPTSVPPGLTPPQHSDEEEEEEEEEEGLRFYQKHKSWIDALQHCHNENSTLVQITNQRVQDAVNSVLQNKSGLDGGVWIGLERSIFGVNVPWQWISGERVKEPHWSSSAFVDPLNNHCGKVIHVKESQEFKWLDEDCHKELPFICQDLNGKASP, via the exons ATGACATCAAGAAATGACATGTTGATAGAACCTCATTCAGTCGCTGTCTCAGGGTACCCTGCTAGGGACGACTGTG CTCCAGTGAACCCAACATCAGTCCCTCCTGGTCTGACCCCTCCCCAACACtcagatgaggaagaggaagaagaagaggaagaagaag GTCTCCGGTTCTACCAGAAACACAAAAGCTGGATTGATGCCCTGCAGCACTGCCACAACGAGAACTCCACCCTGGTTCAAATCACCAACCAGCGAGTGCAGGACGCAGTGAACTCTGTCCTACAAAATAAGAGCGGCTTGGATGGTGGAGTGTGGATCGGCCTGGAGCGCTCCATCTTTGGTGTAAACGTCCCCTGGCAGTGGATTTCAGGGGAAAGAGTAAAGGAACCTCATTGGAGCAGTAGCGCTTTTGTTGACCCCTTAAACAACCACTGTGGAAAGGTCATCCACGTAAAAGAGTCACAAGAATTCAAGTGGCTGGACGAAGACTGCCATAAAGAGCTGCCTTTCATCTGCCAAG atcTGAATGGAAAGGCCTCGCCATAA
- the LOC144458329 gene encoding lithostathine-like isoform X1, with protein sequence MTSRNDMLIEPHSVAVSGYPARDDCAPVNPTSVPPGLTPPQHSDEEEEEEEEEEGLRFYQKHKSWIDALQHCHNENSTLVQITNQRVQDAVNSVLQNKSGLDGGVWIGLERSIFGVNVPWQWISGERVKEPHWSSSAFVDPLNNHCGKVIHVKESQEFKWLDEDCHKELPFICQGKLLFGFPPILT encoded by the exons ATGACATCAAGAAATGACATGTTGATAGAACCTCATTCAGTCGCTGTCTCAGGGTACCCTGCTAGGGACGACTGTG CTCCAGTGAACCCAACATCAGTCCCTCCTGGTCTGACCCCTCCCCAACACtcagatgaggaagaggaagaagaagaggaagaagaag GTCTCCGGTTCTACCAGAAACACAAAAGCTGGATTGATGCCCTGCAGCACTGCCACAACGAGAACTCCACCCTGGTTCAAATCACCAACCAGCGAGTGCAGGACGCAGTGAACTCTGTCCTACAAAATAAGAGCGGCTTGGATGGTGGAGTGTGGATCGGCCTGGAGCGCTCCATCTTTGGTGTAAACGTCCCCTGGCAGTGGATTTCAGGGGAAAGAGTAAAGGAACCTCATTGGAGCAGTAGCGCTTTTGTTGACCCCTTAAACAACCACTGTGGAAAGGTCATCCACGTAAAAGAGTCACAAGAATTCAAGTGGCTGGACGAAGACTGCCATAAAGAGCTGCCTTTCATCTGCCAAGGTAAGCTGCTGTTTGGTTTTCCACCCATTCTGACATGA